Within Deltaproteobacteria bacterium, the genomic segment TCGGTGATGATTACCTGTCCGTCTTTATAGACTTCCTCGGATGCCAACGTAAACATGGATATTCCCCGTATTTCCCCGCAAAAGGGCCGTCATTATCCCTTTAAGCATTCAAAAGTCCCCCAAAGGGAACCGAACCCAAGATAGTGTCTTAAATTATTATTGTAAAGGGCAAACCACCGGGCGTCAATCGGACTGAAAAAGTTAAGATTTGCTATGGATTCATTACCAAGATGAGGGTCGTCTTCTTGGGTATTTGATGCTTTTTTCCAATATAGAGCGTTTTTCAAGCTGCCCCGGTGGGCGAGAGAGAAAGCTCAAGGCAGGGATATAATCGATCTTTTTTACTGAAGATCTTTATTTACTGAAAAACGTTTCAGTTTCAAGCCTGGGGCTTCTCCCGGCAATCCTTGACGGAATCACACGTGGAGCAGCCACATCCACAATCATCCTTGTTCTTCGACCGCCTGAAATAATTCAGCGCCAAAAGACCAGCGGCCAGGAAAATGATCAAATAGACAATTACATCATCCATTTTATCCCTCATTTCTTAATGGAACTTTTATCTCCTGCAGTTCATAAAGATCAGCCCAATGGATATCACCTGAAAATTCTATTTTAGTGCCCATCCATAAATGGCCAATTCCCGCAATCTTCCGCCTCCGTCACGACTACGGCGTGACAAACTGCGTCAGGCTCAAACCGGGGACCCACCCGTTGGGTGGGGACTCGTCGCTACCGGGCGGACAAATTTTAATCCTCGAAATACTTCAACCCAAATTATGCGTGAACGCTCGCCCAAGGAAGGGGAAAGGGATTTTCCCGGAAGCGGCCTATTTTGGCTCTGGAGCAGGAGAGCGGAAGAGCCAAAATCGGCAGTGAGCGGCCTTCACCCATTAGATGCTGTCAGAATGCTTCAACATATTGCAATAAAAATCAATTTCATTGTTGACGCATAATTTGGGTTCAATGTATGGATGCCTCTGCCGCTTGGCATCCTGAGCGGGACGGGTTAAAATCTTTGCCTTCCCCTCCGGGGCGTAGGCCTTACGGGCCGGAGGCTTGACCTTGAACAAAATTGCCTGCTTTATGGATGGACACGAGCTTGTCCGATTCCACCCACCGGATAATATATTGAAGATACCATGAAACGGCTGGACCTTCTGCCACATTGTGGTATATAGATACACGATAAGATCAGGATCCATTTTTTTCAAGCCCCCCGGGCCCCTCCCCCATGAATCGTTCCCGGCGGGGCTCCAAGCACCTGCAAGGTGCGATGATATGGGTGAGGCCACCGAAAGGAGAAGGGTTATGGAGAGGGTGGAATTTTGTGCGATCCGCCGGAAACTCGGGAAGACCCAAAGCCAGTTGGCACAATTATTGGGAACTTCCCTCAAGGCCGTCCAGAGCTTCGAGCAAGGCTGGCGAAACGTACCTGTCCATATTGAGCGGCAAATGTTCTTTCTCCTTGCCATGAAAAATTCCGCAAACACCCAACCGGCACCCTGCTGGGAAGTTGAAAAGTGCCCGGCTGCCACCAGGGAACGGTGTCCGGCCTGGGAGTTTCGGTGCGGGAACCTATGCTGGTTCATCAACGGAACGATCTGCCATGGGGAGACCCGGGGAGACTGGTCAAAAAAAATGGAGGCCTGCCGGACCTGCCGGGTATTCGGGTCCGTCATCAAAGGGTTGGAGGGATGACGGTCTCCCGAATCCGGCTCAGGCCTTTGCGGTCCATTCAAAAATTTTTTTTGAGAAACCGGAGGCCCTTACCCGGCGGCATTCGCCCTCTTCAAGGGCCTCCGGTGGGGCACTCCCCAATCTCTGGTCTAAAAACCGATGGCCCGGAAGTGCCTTTTACTTGAAGCCCATCTCTATCGCCCTATAGGGACAGATCTCAAGGCAGGATAGGCAGACGACGCATTTGGCGGCGTCGTAAGAAACCTTCCAAGTTTGCCGGTCGACTTCCAGGGCCCCGGTGGGACAGATCGGCACACAGGCTGAACAATCCATACAGCGGTCTTCCTGGATCTTGATCTCGCTGGCCAAGGGGTCAACACCCACGTCCAGCCCTTTCAGGTACTCAAAAGCACGGGATATGGATTCCTCCTCCCCCCTCAGTTCCACAACCATTCTCCCCTGTTTCCCGGGATCAATGGCGGCCCGGAGGATGTTCACGACCAGCCCATAGTCCGTGATGAGATGATAGATGATGGGCTCTTCCACCTTACTGGGGGGAAACTGAAGTACTACTTTGGTCCGTATCATTTTCTCCCCTCCTTTCCGGCAGGTGCCCCGGGCAGTGGGGAGACGGCCTGTGTAAGGATAAATTCTCCCTGCTTGATCAAATCCTTGAGGCGGATTGCGATCTCTCTGGCCTTGGAATAGCTCGAAAAACACCCCGTGGGAACGCGGGTCCCGTTAATCTCTATCGCCCCGCTTCTCAACTCTTCATATGAAACCTCTCCAAGGACATCCACTCCCTCTCCTGTGGGGTAATAGCGGCTGTAATCCACCACGGGAGCCTTGATATCCCCGTCGGACACCGATACAAACCGCATCATCTCCTCATCCAGGATCGGGATGGGAACGCCCACCCCCACGCTCAAGCTCACCCCATAACCCGTAAAAGATACGGCCTTGAGCCATTGCGGGCTCATTTTTTTCAAATCTCCGATGAGGGCAAGGGTTCCGCTCGGCCGCCGGGGTGTACCGTTTTCAAGGCGAGGCAACGAGGGATTATGCTGGGTTCCGTGCCACGCCACATAGCCCTCGGCACCTCCAAGGAAAATACGGGTACCGACACCAATAGTCCGGTAAAACGGGTCATTCAGCAGAGGGGAGAGTTGTCCCGCACTGCAGTAATTCGCGTTTCCAAGCCTGGGTTTCAACAGACCCATGTAAGTATAAATAGGCTTGGAGGAAAGATTCACCGCCACATTGTAATTCTGATAACAATTTCTCGGGTTGAACAAGACCGCCTCGTTCATTTCTTCGAAGCCGATTTCCTCCTCCCGACGCTTGGCGGGATAACAGTCGGTTCCATATCCTTGGGCGGACAAACGCACCTTTTTCCCTGCTACCAGATCCTGGATTACATGGGCACCACCGTACCAGAACTTTCCCGGATGCGGCTCGTTCTTGGAATCGCTCGAAGCCAATGCAGTCGCCCCAATGTAGATGTCCGCCGCGGCCAGGCCGCAATAGGCAGGAACACCGTTCAGGGTGGCCCAACCTCCTCCCAGTTTCATCTTCACCTTGCCTTGTTTGATGTTGAAAAAAGCCCCTGACGAACACATAGGGCTGAAGGTTCCGGTGGTGACCACATCCACCTCCCTGGCCGCCTTCTTGATTCCCTTCCTCCGGACAACCTCTATGATTTCTTCTGCAGTCAAAACGACCGCTGATCCAGAACGTATCTTTTCGTTTATTTCCTCGATGGTTTTCGCCATTCTTTCTTCTCCCCTCTTGAGATGAATAGGTTCTCATGGATTTCACCGATACCAAACCTGAAGCTCCCGAAGGAGCACCGGCATTATCCATAGGCCTATCTCCTTCAAGCGGGAAGTGAAAAATCCCCTTCCTCCCCGGTCTGATGGTCGAAGGCTACCAGAACCTCGAGGGGCTCTCACCTGCTTTTGATTCAATATTGTATCTTCTGACGTTTCCATCACCCGAAGCTCATATCTCTTGTTTTGCCGTTTTTCCACCAGTTCGGCCTGACGACATTGGCGTCAGGCCCTTAAAATGAACAGTCATTTATGATCGAAAAACGGTTTCGCACCATACCACAATGTGGTATAGTTGTCAATAGATGTAAAATTATTTTGAAGCGCAGTCCTCTGCGATCACCCCGGAACAGGACTTAGGAGGAAAGAATGCCAGAAGAAATCATTCAGCGGATTCTTGATCTGAAAAAAGAGCGGCGTGCGATCATCCTTGCCCATAATTACCAGCGTGGTGAAGTTCAAGACATCGCCGATTACGTGGGAGATTCCCTTGAATTGAGCCGAAAAGCCAGTCAAACCGACGCCGATGTGATCGTATTTTGCGGGGTGCATTTTATGGCTGAAACCGCCAAGATCCTTTCCCCTGAAAAGGTTGTCCTTCTCCCGGACAGGGAAGCAGGGTGCCCCATGGCCGATATGATCACCGAGGAACAACTCATCCGGGAAAAAAGCGGAATCCCCGGGTGCAGGGTCGTATGCTACGTCAACTCCAGTGCTGCCGTAAAGGCCGAGGCCCATGTCTGCTGCACCTCAGCCAATGCGGTCCGGGTCGTTCAATCCCTCCGGCGGGAAGGGACCGTGCTGTTCATCCCAGACCAGTACCTCGGCCAGTATGTCATGGAGCAATCGGGCCGCCAGCTCAAACTCTGGCCCGGGTACTGTCCGACCCACATGAAGATTACGGCACGAGACATAGACGCGCAAAAAAAAAGACACCCTGGAGCCAAGGTGCTGGTCCATCCCGAGTGCCGCCCGGATGTGATCCAAGCCGCCGACGAGGTATTGAGCACCGGCGGCATGATTCGTTACGCCCGCGATTACAAGGGGGAATCCTTGATCATCGGGACGGAAACGGGGATCCTCCACAGGTTGAAGAAGGAAAATCCACGTATCCGTTTCATTCCCGTATCGGACAAGTGCGTATGTCCCAACATGAAAAAAACGACCCTCGAAAAGGTCCTTTTCTCGCTCCAGGAGATGGGGCCCACCATCGAAGTACCTGAGGATATCCGAATCCGGGCCCTGGAAGCCGTGGAGAACATGCTGGCCATTTGATTTTCGGGAATTAGGGGCGGGATATCAAAGGAAGGAACGAATAAAGTCTGCTACCTCCCTTTTTCCCCGATAGATCCCGTCAGGATGACGGATGACCCTTATCCTCGTTGAAAAAACAGGCAGGAAACTTTCATCCCATGGAATGGTCAAAAGGCTCACGACCAAATCCCAGGGAATCTGAAGGGGAGAACTAAGGTTCACCTTTGGCCGTTCATCTTCGCCCGGAGCACGGGGGAGCATCGAAAGGTGACAACCTTCCTGGCACCCAGTGTCAAATCCTCTCCCGTAGCCGGATTCCGCCCCCTTCTCTCCTTCTTGTACTTCACTGAAAATTTGCCGAATCCGCTGATAAGAACCTCTTCACCGGATTCCAAGGTCCGTTTGATGATCTCCAGGAGGGTTTCCACCAGGCGGATCGATTTTCCCTTGGAATACCCGCACTGATGATAAATACTCTCGGTGATATCGGCCTTGGTGAGAGTCATGGTCAGGCTCCTTTCCTTGGAATATGTTTACCCTAGCCTTAACTATCTATTTTGTCAACAATTTTGGGAATCATCCCCATCAAATCCTCCCAACCTGCTCTGCTCAAGGATCGAAGATAAAACGCCTGGGGAGACTTCAGATCAGAGAAAAGCCTTTCCTTGACCATCACAGGAGGGGCGACAGGAGGGAATCACTTGATATCCGAAAAAGGCCGTCTACTCCGTGATGAGAAGAGGATTGAATTTCGTGTCATGGTCATAGACGTCGATCCCTTCACTCCTTTTCAAAAAACGAATCACGGCATAGGTAAGCGGAGTAATCAATGCTTCGTAAATCGATTTCGCGAGCCACTGGGTGATGATGGCCCGCATCAATGTTCCTGATGGGATGGTTCCGGCGAAGGCCAGGGTGATGAATAGGAGGGAATCCAATCCTTCGCCCACCAGGGTGGATCCTATGGTGCGCGTCCAGAGCCAGCGCCCCCTCGTTGCTATTTTCATCTTTGCCAGGACGTAGGAATTTGCAAATTCCCCGGCAAGATAGGCCAAAAAAGAAGCAAACAAGAGACGAGGGGTATATCCCAGGATACGCTCATAAGCGGCCTGCCCGTCCCAGAAGGATGCCGGGGGAAGGATCTGCCCAAGCCAGAGTGCCCCAACAGCCAGAAAATTACACAAAAACCCGAGCCAAATGACCCGGCGGGCCTGACGGTATCCGTAAACCTCCGTCAACACATCTCCCGTGATGTAACTGAGAGGGAAAACGAGGATTGCCGCGGGGAGTATGAATCCGAAAAGGTTGACCAACTTTACCGCGGCGATATTGGCCGTTATAAGGCAGGTGACGAAAACCGCCGAAATAATAACGAACCAGGGAGAATACACGGCAATGCTGGATTTTGCCTCACGCGGGTTCATAGTAACATCTTTTGGGCGAAGCGATCTTGCCCTTTTTCTTGAGTTCATTGATGATCTTCGAGACCTCCTTGCTCTCGACCCCCACCATTTTGGCCAGGTCACCAGACCGAAGAGGCCTACCCGCCTTCTTCATGGCATCGAGCACCTTTTTTTCCAAATCCATCATTTCCTCCCCAAAAAGAGCATGGCAACGAAACGAGTTGGAAAGGGCCGATCAAAAACCCTGTCCCGCAAATGCCGTTCCTTTCCCTTCAAAGCCCATCCCTGGGAAAGGGCAAGGACATCTATAGGTGGTTTAGGCTCAACCTGCCGGGGAATTCCCTCACGGATGGCGGCTTTAGTTTTTGCTCATCAGGTACCGAACCGCCTTTTCGAGGCCGTCCAGCGTCAACTCAAACATGGGAAAGATCTCCCGGATCACCCCGATGGTTCGCGTATAAGGCCACTCCACCTTCATCTTGGGATTGAGCCATACGCTGTGTGGGAAAGTCTTCGCAATAAAGCGCAACCGCTCGATACTGGGTCTGCCGGAACGTTCCTCCAGGTGAATGGATCCATCGGTAGCCATCAATTCGTAAGGGGCCATGCTCGCGTCCCCCACGATGATGACGCGGGTTTCCGGATCAAGCCGGGCCATTTCGTCCACCTTGAAGGGCTTGTAACGCCTTGGAGGATCCTCCCAGAGGCGATCATAAATGGTGTTATGAAAAAAGTACGTTTTCAAATCCTTGAACTGGGCCCTCGCGTAATTAAACAGGGTCTGGACCACCTCGATATAGGGATCCATGGACCAGCCCCCGTTGTCGATGGCCAGGATCACCTTGAGCCGGTCCTTGAGGCTCCGGTCGAAAACGATCTCGATCTCGCCCGCGTTTTTCATGGTCTGGTAGATGGTCTCATCGATATTGACCTGATCCTTTGGCCCGACCGGGACCATGTTCCGGAGCCGCTTCAGCGCTTCCCCCATCTGTGACTGGGTCAGAGGTCCCTCTTGGGAATAGTCCCTGTACCGGCGATCCATCGCCACCTTGACGGCGGATTTGTTCCCTGAAACACCTCCGACCCTCATTCCGCCTGGATGGTACCCGGAATGGCCCACAGGAGACGTCCCGCCGGTGCCGATCCACTTGTGGCCGCCATGATGGGCCTCGGTCTGTTCCTTCAGGCGATCGAGAAAGTACTGGATCAATTCCTCCGGGGTCATCCCGGACAGTTCCTTTTCGTCCACCCCCAGAGCCCGGGCCAGTTCCTCAGGGCTCTTCAGCCATTCATCGAGCATGGCCCTGGCGATCTCGGACAGTTCGAATTCGTCCGGATCTTCGAGTTCGGCCCCCTCAAAGTGATGGGCGAACACCTGATCGTAAAGATCGAAATACCGCTCACTTTTCACCAGGATAGCACGGGCGGCGGTATAAAAATCATCGATGGAGTTAACGAGCCCCATGCTCAAGGCCTTTTGCAGCCTGAGAAATGAGGTGGGCGACACCGGGATTCCCACCTTCTTCAAAGTATAAAAAAATTCTGTAAACATCGCTCAAGTCAGCATTCTGATAGTTTTTTGGAGCATCTTTCTCCCTTCCGAGCGAGAAACACCCAGATCCCTTGAGAAACCTACAGCCTGAAACGCGCTGCGCTGTTCTGGGCGACCATGTAATCAGGGCTTTTTTTGAAAAGAACCCCCAGATAGGGCACTTCTCCCTTGACCAGGTCCTTGACCCGGAAATCAGGATCAGCCCGCAAGGCCCGGATCCAGTTGATTAATTCCCGTGTGGCCGGCTTTTTCTCGATGCCCCGGATATCCCTCAACCGGTAAAAAGTCTTGATAGCGTTCTCCAGAAGATCTCTCGATATGTCAGGAAAATGGACCTCGATGATCTGCCGCATCATGTCGGGATCGGGGAAGGCGATGTGATGAAAATTACACCGCCCCAGGAAGGGATCCGATAAATCCTTTTTTGCATTGGAGGTTATGATGATTACGGGCCTATGCTTGGCCTTAATGGTCTTGTCGATCTCGATGATATCAAACTCCATCTGATCAAGCACATCCAGCATGTCATCTTGGAAATCCGTATCCGCCTTGTCGATTTCATCGATCAGCAGGACGACACGCTCCTCCGAAACAAAGGCCTGCCCGATCTTTCCCATCTTGATATAGTCTTCAATATTGCTGACATCACGGGAGGAATCACCGAAACGGCTGTCGTTCAATCGAGTCAGGGTGTCGTATTGGTAAAGGGCGTCGATAAGCTTCATGCTCGATTTTACGTTCAGCACGATAAGGGGCATATTAAGGGCCTCTGCAATGGCATGGGCCAACATTGTTTTCCCGGTCCCCGGCTCTCCCTTGAGGAGGAGGGGCATCTCCAGCGCCATGGAAATATTGACGATCTTGGCCAATTCTTCGTCCAGAACATATTTTGACGCTCCGCTGAATTGCTTGGTGGTAACGTGATTCTCGGAATTCATAGCTTGACTCCTTGCTGTGAAATCTTTTTCCACTTTTTGGGGGAAAAACAGGCATTTCCGAATGCCTTGAAATAATCGGTCTATTCCTTCAAACAAAAGAGAGCTTTGAAAAACGTTCAATCTTGTCCAAGGTCAAAATTGAGCATTTTTCAAAGGTCTCGGTTTGAGCCTTACGCAGCTTGCCCGCCGTAGCCGTGACGTAGGCGGAAGATTTCGGCAAAAGGGGGCGTTTTTCAAATGTCTCAGATTGCAACAAATTGAAATAACACAACAAAAGCAAAGAAAAAAGCCCCAAAATGCGCAAAAAGAATCAAAAACCGATTCCGCTTATGCACTCCGGTATCAAGCATCTCCGGGCCAAAGAATTGGACCGGGCAGGTAAGATTTCTGACTCATTACCATCACGGACATTGTATTGCAAGACCTTTCCCACGGTGTAAAGGAGCGGTTCTGCAGTGAGAAGTATTGGCCATAACCTTTTTCCACAATCTCCTGCCTTCGTCACGGCTACGGCGTAACAAGCTCCGTCAACCCGCCAGAGGCGGGTAAATCTGTAAGATTCCTTGTTCCCGCCTGTAGGGTGGAATGCGAAACCCATTGATTTTCTTAAGCTTACATGGAAATCTCATTTCTAGAACCGGGAGCCCTCTGCCCAGCAGCGGAACTGAGCACCCGAAGGACTCGAAGGAGAGTGGAAACATGGTGAGAGCCCCAAATTAATAAATTGATAGGCATCGGCCGATTAATATATGAACCGAAGAGCTATATCCTGTTAAATCCATCCCGTTTTTATAGGAGAATATTATGCCCCTGGGTTTTCAATCTCTCAATCACGGGACCATCGCTTTCGGCTTTTTCAATATCGACACAGATCTGCTCCTCCTGGAACACTATTTCCTTTTTGCCCCTGAGTTCTGCGAATACATGGTGCAGGCCTCTCGGGAGGAGAAAATTCGGTTCGATTTTTCCTGGGAAGTATATGATATCCCTGCTCCAGACCGAATCGGGGACCTTGCAGGGGCGATTCACGGGACCCACTATGTGGGATTCATCGGGGAAGTCTACCGCTTGTTTCCCTTTCCGGACAGGCAGGAGGAATTCAAGCAAAAACCCGGTGGATACCAAAACCGATCCCGCATAGAACCCCTGATCCAGGATTATGCAATCAAAACG encodes:
- a CDS encoding queuosine precursor transporter, which encodes MNPREAKSSIAVYSPWFVIISAVFVTCLITANIAAVKLVNLFGFILPAAILVFPLSYITGDVLTEVYGYRQARRVIWLGFLCNFLAVGALWLGQILPPASFWDGQAAYERILGYTPRLLFASFLAYLAGEFANSYVLAKMKIATRGRWLWTRTIGSTLVGEGLDSLLFITLAFAGTIPSGTLMRAIITQWLAKSIYEALITPLTYAVIRFLKRSEGIDVYDHDTKFNPLLITE
- a CDS encoding transcriptional regulator gives rise to the protein MERVEFCAIRRKLGKTQSQLAQLLGTSLKAVQSFEQGWRNVPVHIERQMFFLLAMKNSANTQPAPCWEVEKCPAATRERCPAWEFRCGNLCWFINGTICHGETRGDWSKKMEACRTCRVFGSVIKGLEG
- a CDS encoding integration host factor subunit alpha, which gives rise to MTLTKADITESIYHQCGYSKGKSIRLVETLLEIIKRTLESGEEVLISGFGKFSVKYKKERRGRNPATGEDLTLGARKVVTFRCSPVLRAKMNGQR
- a CDS encoding homocysteine biosynthesis protein, translating into MAKTIEEINEKIRSGSAVVLTAEEIIEVVRRKGIKKAAREVDVVTTGTFSPMCSSGAFFNIKQGKVKMKLGGGWATLNGVPAYCGLAAADIYIGATALASSDSKNEPHPGKFWYGGAHVIQDLVAGKKVRLSAQGYGTDCYPAKRREEEIGFEEMNEAVLFNPRNCYQNYNVAVNLSSKPIYTYMGLLKPRLGNANYCSAGQLSPLLNDPFYRTIGVGTRIFLGGAEGYVAWHGTQHNPSLPRLENGTPRRPSGTLALIGDLKKMSPQWLKAVSFTGYGVSLSVGVGVPIPILDEEMMRFVSVSDGDIKAPVVDYSRYYPTGEGVDVLGEVSYEELRSGAIEINGTRVPTGCFSSYSKAREIAIRLKDLIKQGEFILTQAVSPLPGAPAGKEGRK
- the nadA gene encoding quinolinate synthase NadA — encoded protein: MPEEIIQRILDLKKERRAIILAHNYQRGEVQDIADYVGDSLELSRKASQTDADVIVFCGVHFMAETAKILSPEKVVLLPDREAGCPMADMITEEQLIREKSGIPGCRVVCYVNSSAAVKAEAHVCCTSANAVRVVQSLRREGTVLFIPDQYLGQYVMEQSGRQLKLWPGYCPTHMKITARDIDAQKKRHPGAKVLVHPECRPDVIQAADEVLSTGGMIRYARDYKGESLIIGTETGILHRLKKENPRIRFIPVSDKCVCPNMKKTTLEKVLFSLQEMGPTIEVPEDIRIRALEAVENMLAI
- a CDS encoding 4Fe-4S dicluster domain-containing protein; its protein translation is MIRTKVVLQFPPSKVEEPIIYHLITDYGLVVNILRAAIDPGKQGRMVVELRGEEESISRAFEYLKGLDVGVDPLASEIKIQEDRCMDCSACVPICPTGALEVDRQTWKVSYDAAKCVVCLSCLEICPYRAIEMGFK
- a CDS encoding MoxR family ATPase, which translates into the protein MNSENHVTTKQFSGASKYVLDEELAKIVNISMALEMPLLLKGEPGTGKTMLAHAIAEALNMPLIVLNVKSSMKLIDALYQYDTLTRLNDSRFGDSSRDVSNIEDYIKMGKIGQAFVSEERVVLLIDEIDKADTDFQDDMLDVLDQMEFDIIEIDKTIKAKHRPVIIITSNAKKDLSDPFLGRCNFHHIAFPDPDMMRQIIEVHFPDISRDLLENAIKTFYRLRDIRGIEKKPATRELINWIRALRADPDFRVKDLVKGEVPYLGVLFKKSPDYMVAQNSAARFRL
- a CDS encoding winged helix-turn-helix transcriptional regulator, which encodes MDLEKKVLDAMKKAGRPLRSGDLAKMVGVESKEVSKIINELKKKGKIASPKRCYYEPA
- a CDS encoding FeoB-associated Cys-rich membrane protein — encoded protein: MDDVIVYLIIFLAAGLLALNYFRRSKNKDDCGCGCSTCDSVKDCREKPQA